The following proteins are co-located in the Fluviicola sp. genome:
- a CDS encoding Gfo/Idh/MocA family oxidoreductase — protein sequence MADKKLKIGVFGAGHLGRIHIRLLLELPDLFELIGFYDPSDESAEKTISEYHVKRWDDMQALIDASDCVDVVAPTLHHYDIAYKAIRSSKHVFIEKPVAETTEQAKILLDLSREAGVIVQVGHVERFNPAFQAAAPLIVKPMFFEIHRLAQYNPRGTDVSVILDLMIHDLDIVLSCVNSSIRRISASGVSVVSRTPDITSVRIEFDNGCVANLTASRMSLNNMRKTRIFQKTGYLVIDFLNQSVDQIMITPKDEEAPGFFSFQLNDDVNFSALKPEIKKTNAIQEELRSFYNSIVHNQPVVVSIDDAYRALDVAYQIIDKLKSAHLSVFDNN from the coding sequence ATGGCGGATAAAAAATTGAAAATCGGTGTTTTTGGAGCAGGACATTTGGGCAGGATCCACATCCGGTTGCTGCTTGAATTGCCGGACCTGTTCGAATTGATCGGTTTTTACGATCCGTCGGATGAATCTGCCGAAAAAACAATCTCCGAATATCACGTAAAGCGCTGGGACGATATGCAGGCACTCATTGATGCATCTGATTGCGTAGATGTGGTTGCTCCTACCCTTCATCATTACGACATTGCTTATAAGGCGATTCGTTCCAGCAAACACGTATTTATTGAGAAACCGGTTGCTGAAACAACTGAACAGGCAAAAATCCTGTTGGATCTTTCCCGCGAGGCAGGTGTAATTGTGCAGGTTGGGCATGTAGAACGATTCAATCCTGCTTTCCAGGCTGCAGCTCCGTTGATCGTCAAACCGATGTTCTTTGAGATTCACCGCCTGGCACAATACAATCCGCGCGGAACAGACGTTTCGGTGATCCTCGATTTAATGATCCACGACCTGGACATCGTTTTGAGTTGTGTCAATTCATCCATCCGCAGAATTTCTGCAAGTGGTGTGAGCGTAGTTAGCAGAACTCCGGATATTACCTCCGTACGCATTGAATTCGACAACGGATGCGTAGCCAACCTGACAGCTTCCCGGATGTCGCTGAACAACATGCGAAAAACACGCATTTTCCAGAAAACAGGATACCTGGTGATCGATTTCTTAAACCAGTCTGTGGACCAGATCATGATTACACCGAAAGACGAAGAAGCGCCAGGATTTTTCAGCTTTCAACTCAATGACGATGTGAACTTTTCGGCTCTGAAACCGGAAATTAAAAAGACTAACGCCATCCAGGAAGAATTGCGCTCATTTTATAACTCCATCGTTCATAATCAACCTGTTGTCGTTTCGATCGATGATGCATACCGTGCTTTGGATGTAGCTTACCAAATTATTGACAAACTGAAATCCGCACATCTATCGGTTTTCGACAATAATTAA
- a CDS encoding type 1 glutamine amidotransferase domain-containing protein, with amino-acid sequence MDKRIAILATDGFEESELQSPKEALEKQGWQAEIVSLKSGTIKSWSKGDWGKEYPVDNIIDDVKASEYDGLVIPGGVINPDKLRRENKVLDFVKDFFDAKKPVAAICHGPQVLISAGVVAGREMTSFESVKIDLQNAGASWLDEEVVVDNGLVTSRSPQDLPAFNRKMIEEFKEGIHQ; translated from the coding sequence ATGGATAAGAGAATTGCCATTTTGGCTACCGACGGATTTGAGGAAAGTGAATTGCAATCACCGAAAGAAGCGCTTGAAAAACAAGGCTGGCAGGCCGAAATTGTGAGTTTGAAAAGCGGAACGATCAAGTCCTGGTCGAAAGGTGACTGGGGAAAAGAATACCCGGTTGATAATATCATCGACGATGTAAAAGCTTCTGAATACGATGGATTGGTAATTCCCGGCGGCGTGATCAACCCCGATAAATTAAGACGGGAAAACAAGGTATTGGATTTCGTGAAAGATTTTTTTGATGCGAAGAAACCAGTTGCAGCTATTTGTCACGGTCCGCAGGTATTGATCAGCGCAGGCGTGGTAGCAGGGCGCGAAATGACTTCTTTTGAGTCCGTTAAAATTGATTTGCAAAACGCCGGAGCAAGTTGGCTGGACGAAGAAGTGGTCGTTGACAACGGATTGGTTACCAGTCGCTCTCCACAGGATTTACCTGCTTTCAACCGGAAAATGATCGAGGAATTTAAAGAAGGGATACATCAATAA
- a CDS encoding PHB depolymerase family esterase, translated as MKKILTLPVFLFSVFAAFAQLTDQTISINGVSRAYKLYIPSGFNAQTENPDMIIIMHGLGGTNSDMVGAGFNFIADTARVIAVYPQALNNNWGMSAWNNGTLLGSTADDIAFMNALIDKGLSDYHVNPARVYATGFSMGSIMSHHMACVMNNRIAAIGAMSGTMPSSDISSCVPAYKTPVIHLHGTADGTVPYDGSALPSLSLVPQTMAFWRGVHGCDAAADSTRLPDTGTDTITIDRFVYDNCNPSGSVELWRFNNADHVYLYKPVNDINEMIEVWLFLRKWTHSNPTSLGLQDQELSVLKISPNPSNGLVQVSSEFAGMFQLIDLKGSVIIEQQIQAGTTELDLSAVNKGVYLVRIGEKTSKFVLN; from the coding sequence ATGAAAAAAATCTTAACGCTACCTGTATTTTTATTTAGCGTATTTGCGGCATTTGCCCAGCTTACAGACCAAACTATTTCGATCAATGGCGTTTCCCGTGCTTATAAATTGTATATCCCGTCAGGATTTAACGCCCAGACTGAAAACCCGGATATGATCATCATCATGCACGGCCTTGGAGGAACCAATTCGGATATGGTAGGTGCCGGTTTCAATTTTATTGCCGATACTGCCCGTGTGATTGCGGTTTATCCTCAGGCTTTGAATAATAACTGGGGAATGTCGGCTTGGAATAACGGAACACTCCTGGGAAGTACGGCGGACGATATTGCGTTTATGAATGCATTGATCGATAAAGGGTTGAGTGATTACCACGTGAATCCTGCCCGGGTTTACGCTACCGGTTTTTCTATGGGGTCGATCATGTCTCATCACATGGCTTGTGTGATGAATAACCGCATTGCAGCTATCGGAGCGATGTCGGGAACGATGCCTTCTTCGGATATCAGTTCCTGTGTTCCTGCTTATAAAACACCGGTTATTCATTTGCACGGAACGGCTGATGGAACGGTTCCTTACGACGGATCAGCTTTGCCTTCTTTGAGTCTGGTTCCGCAAACCATGGCTTTCTGGAGAGGTGTTCATGGTTGTGATGCCGCTGCCGATTCTACACGTCTTCCGGATACAGGTACAGATACCATTACGATCGACCGTTTTGTCTACGACAATTGTAATCCGTCAGGGTCTGTGGAGCTGTGGAGATTCAACAATGCTGACCATGTTTATTTATACAAACCGGTGAACGATATCAACGAAATGATCGAAGTTTGGTTGTTTCTTCGGAAATGGACTCATTCAAATCCTACATCGCTTGGATTGCAAGACCAAGAGCTTTCAGTGCTGAAGATAAGTCCGAACCCATCCAATGGATTGGTACAGGTGAGCAGTGAGTTTGCTGGAATGTTTCAGCTAATCGATTTAAAAGGATCTGTGATCATTGAACAGCAAATTCAGGCAGGAACAACAGAGTTGGATCTGAGTGCTGTGAACAAGGGAGTTTACCTGGTGAGAATAGGAGAGAAGACCAGTAAGTTTGTTCTGAACTAA